Proteins from a single region of Tumebacillus amylolyticus:
- a CDS encoding radical SAM protein has product MTTAFDVTLSVKSTFVDEPISVEIAGNQVSTGGLSIVRSGGVLIVLCEELLVEGERVDLHVMGESADLPTTWRTTIFLKASGILKLEPAFADLLLGWTDDRATGRVQRPVPTQEAGRWIFGDEHKRVAQDRVYFQLQQPPRELGRILWVYANSYIDLLAGPYGLEILDSIVREAGFVTRITNPFTEFLDPMQGLRELVASYKPEMIGISFRNMDDALIIHALDGEADSVDTLELYPDVKRVVEALREFQGPVFIGGAAFGMAPETFLENMQLEFGVIGAADYAIAKLCELWSPDLLATQGLEGFRRLWSQLPGAVWKEQGSFHRTVALRTRVLNQSTRIRRTWTFSYKNKRDYLPEPVRGAQGCALACSYCVESVNRTRMSSRSIEQVVDEIEFSLRRYGIRVFHMADSEANIPFQRLTDLARELIRRNLHHEILWTAYLNVLPFEADAIPLLVESGLYRFKFAFDHFADDILKSYHKNFREKDLDALLDAFEPYIGQVQLYAGILLGGPGEDETTLQYAMDRMKQHAKRGFTFYYNVGVRIYPGTPFGLQFLEDRTQAGYYGPGKHDDGLSALVYSAPQSPRVLAARVEEFFQNSPRVFRMNKEKTTGIGYEGYRRFLVAWHAWLDGRSIDALQILEETENLHLLREGLVLQRLLRMRTRKIRNQNAQKEATPSESVSG; this is encoded by the coding sequence GTGACAACTGCTTTCGACGTGACTCTGTCTGTAAAAAGTACCTTCGTAGACGAACCGATCTCGGTTGAGATAGCAGGGAACCAAGTTTCCACGGGTGGTTTGTCCATCGTCCGATCAGGCGGTGTCCTGATCGTTCTGTGCGAGGAACTGCTGGTGGAGGGGGAGCGCGTGGATCTGCATGTGATGGGGGAGAGCGCGGACCTGCCGACAACTTGGCGCACGACGATTTTCCTGAAGGCTTCCGGAATTTTGAAACTTGAACCGGCCTTCGCTGACCTGTTGCTGGGCTGGACGGACGACCGAGCCACCGGGCGCGTGCAACGGCCCGTGCCAACCCAAGAGGCAGGCCGGTGGATCTTCGGCGACGAGCACAAGCGTGTGGCGCAAGACCGAGTGTATTTTCAACTGCAACAACCCCCGCGGGAACTGGGGCGCATTCTCTGGGTGTACGCCAATTCCTACATCGACTTGTTGGCGGGGCCGTACGGGTTGGAAATCTTGGACTCGATCGTTCGAGAGGCCGGATTTGTCACTCGCATCACCAACCCGTTCACCGAATTCCTCGACCCGATGCAAGGTCTGCGCGAACTGGTCGCCTCCTACAAGCCCGAGATGATCGGCATCTCGTTTCGAAACATGGACGACGCGCTGATCATCCACGCGCTGGATGGGGAAGCAGACTCCGTTGACACGCTGGAGTTATACCCGGACGTCAAACGAGTCGTGGAAGCTCTTCGCGAGTTCCAAGGGCCGGTCTTCATCGGAGGTGCCGCATTCGGGATGGCTCCCGAGACGTTTCTGGAGAATATGCAACTGGAGTTCGGCGTGATCGGAGCGGCAGACTATGCGATTGCAAAACTCTGTGAACTTTGGTCGCCCGATCTGCTGGCGACGCAAGGTCTGGAAGGATTCCGCCGCCTTTGGTCCCAACTGCCCGGCGCAGTTTGGAAGGAGCAAGGAAGCTTCCACCGCACAGTCGCCTTGCGAACTCGGGTGCTCAATCAATCCACCCGAATCCGCCGCACTTGGACATTTTCCTATAAAAACAAACGCGATTACCTTCCGGAGCCTGTTCGCGGGGCGCAAGGATGCGCGTTGGCGTGCTCCTACTGCGTCGAATCGGTCAACCGCACGCGAATGAGTTCGCGGAGCATCGAGCAGGTCGTCGATGAAATTGAGTTTTCCTTGCGCCGGTACGGAATTCGAGTCTTTCACATGGCGGACTCCGAAGCGAACATTCCGTTCCAACGCCTCACCGATTTGGCGAGGGAACTGATCCGCCGCAACCTGCATCACGAAATCCTGTGGACGGCGTACCTGAACGTTCTGCCCTTTGAAGCGGATGCCATCCCGCTGTTGGTGGAGTCGGGACTGTACAGATTCAAGTTCGCGTTCGACCACTTCGCAGACGACATCCTCAAAAGCTACCACAAAAACTTCCGGGAAAAAGACCTCGATGCGCTCCTCGATGCTTTCGAGCCGTACATAGGACAGGTGCAACTCTATGCGGGCATCTTGCTGGGCGGTCCCGGTGAGGATGAAACGACCTTGCAGTACGCGATGGATCGCATGAAGCAGCACGCCAAGCGCGGGTTCACATTTTACTACAACGTCGGCGTGCGCATCTATCCGGGAACTCCGTTCGGTCTGCAATTTTTGGAAGATCGCACGCAAGCGGGGTATTACGGCCCCGGCAAACACGACGACGGACTCAGCGCGTTGGTCTACTCGGCGCCGCAATCCCCGCGCGTCTTGGCGGCACGAGTCGAGGAGTTTTTCCAAAACTCCCCGCGCGTGTTCCGCATGAACAAGGAGAAAACGACGGGCATCGGGTACGAAGGATACCGCCGCTTCCTGGTGGCGTGGCATGCTTGGCTCGACGGACGCTCGATTGACGCGCTGCAAATCTTGGAAGAGACGGAGAACCTGCATTTGCTGCGCGAAGGTCTGGTGTTACAGCGACTCTTGCGCATGCGTACACGCAAGATTCGAAATCAAAACGCACAAAAGGAGGCGACCCCCAGTGAAAGTGTGTCTGGTTAG
- a CDS encoding VOC family protein, which yields MMYKVGQIMLYVNNQEEAVNFWTEKAGFVLISEEDNEHGMKWFTIAPTKDAETSIVLHNKEIISKLQPELNLATPSLLFFSENLEELRSSFVNKNITVGEIVHMGSRKVFNFADSEGNYFAVEEK from the coding sequence ATGATGTACAAAGTCGGTCAGATCATGTTGTATGTAAACAACCAAGAAGAAGCGGTGAATTTCTGGACAGAAAAAGCAGGGTTCGTTTTGATATCCGAAGAAGACAACGAACATGGCATGAAATGGTTTACAATCGCGCCAACCAAGGACGCTGAAACTTCCATTGTCCTCCACAACAAGGAAATCATCTCCAAGCTCCAACCGGAATTGAATCTTGCCACCCCTTCCCTGTTGTTCTTCTCGGAGAATCTCGAGGAATTGCGCAGTTCCTTCGTAAACAAGAACATCACGGTCGGCGAGATCGTACATATGGGTTCTCGAAAAGTGTTTAACTTTGCCGATAGCGAAGGAAATTACTTTGCTGTCGAGGAGAAATAA
- a CDS encoding tetratricopeptide repeat protein, with product MSMAQTQKHRWITGQTRADREAVYGAGDAGQGVFFIEAHRQLRGPYTAAGELLRQLIPTVQQRWPELVERHVVEILSLAPELRAVVPTSRETLTSIAIPEERTRFYARARTLRLTNGVIELLKKLADPARMGPLKLVFENAGDCEHLDGEFFATILRRAHPAQIEVTLSTKPEMEQEMVREALEKYAERVEAPATTQHQPASIETDVLALAKRFVQSDGISDRAEEIAAYESLTEEQRQALHDERADELVARDEVTLGLGAIPWHRERGSSTKAAILALRTPLDYCLNMGFYESCLDFGLRGRKFVDWSDENLEMMWAFTTKSTNSLAALGRAEEAEVLYNDARAHTDNEVILMQAAYATSMLYTRHRQDRDHSTARYWINQALDLAAKVSDEKGRIFRTVFYNNGLALVEMHVGNIEEALRLVTDGQARLNEMLGENEQMLHRSVLMNNKAHILSAMKRYEEALSELNEVIAIDPNYPEYHFDRGNVFSKMDRLPEAINDYTHGIEISPPFPELYYNRAAAYNRMGETEKALADYSYLLEIEPTNLDGRLNRATLYLEAGETGAARLDVEEGLAQDPQHAQLLCTLGLIEMAEEHPEAAEKALRAALAIDETLLEAYANLSVLLFEKEDAQGAVEVLTASVQHHPQAAVLYFNRAWALQALERYEEAAEDYTQALELGSEEAQEIYFQRGACLLELGLEEEAFADWKRHLASGESPYLETIQNTAPVLVQ from the coding sequence ATGAGCATGGCACAGACGCAAAAACATCGTTGGATCACAGGACAGACCCGCGCCGACCGTGAAGCGGTGTATGGGGCAGGGGACGCGGGGCAGGGTGTCTTTTTCATTGAGGCGCATCGTCAGTTGAGAGGTCCGTATACGGCGGCCGGCGAGCTGTTGCGTCAACTGATTCCGACCGTGCAGCAGCGCTGGCCGGAGCTTGTGGAGCGCCACGTCGTCGAAATTTTAAGCCTTGCGCCGGAGTTGCGTGCAGTCGTGCCGACGTCCCGTGAAACGCTGACGTCCATCGCCATTCCCGAAGAGCGGACCCGTTTTTACGCCCGCGCCCGCACGCTGCGCTTGACCAACGGCGTCATCGAGCTGTTGAAAAAACTCGCAGACCCGGCGCGCATGGGCCCGTTGAAACTTGTGTTTGAAAACGCGGGGGATTGCGAACACCTCGACGGCGAGTTTTTCGCGACGATTTTGCGCCGTGCTCATCCCGCGCAGATTGAAGTCACGCTCAGCACGAAGCCCGAAATGGAGCAAGAGATGGTTCGCGAAGCTCTGGAGAAATACGCCGAACGAGTTGAAGCTCCGGCGACAACCCAGCACCAACCGGCTTCAATCGAAACGGACGTTCTCGCACTCGCCAAACGCTTTGTGCAATCCGACGGCATCTCCGACCGTGCCGAGGAAATCGCGGCCTACGAATCTCTCACCGAGGAGCAACGCCAAGCTCTGCACGATGAACGGGCGGACGAGTTGGTGGCGCGTGACGAGGTCACCTTGGGTCTCGGGGCCATCCCGTGGCATCGTGAACGGGGGAGTTCAACGAAAGCGGCGATTCTTGCGTTGCGTACTCCCTTGGACTATTGCCTCAACATGGGGTTCTACGAATCGTGCTTGGACTTCGGCTTGCGAGGCCGCAAATTTGTGGATTGGTCGGATGAGAACTTGGAGATGATGTGGGCGTTCACGACGAAATCGACCAACTCGCTGGCCGCTCTGGGTCGCGCCGAAGAAGCGGAAGTTCTCTACAACGACGCCCGCGCCCACACGGACAACGAAGTGATCCTCATGCAAGCCGCCTATGCCACGTCGATGCTCTACACCCGCCATCGCCAAGACCGCGACCACTCCACCGCCCGCTATTGGATCAACCAAGCGCTGGACCTCGCCGCGAAAGTTTCCGACGAAAAAGGGCGCATCTTCCGCACCGTTTTCTACAACAACGGCCTCGCCCTCGTCGAAATGCACGTCGGCAACATCGAAGAAGCGCTGCGCCTCGTAACGGACGGGCAAGCTCGCCTCAACGAGATGCTCGGCGAGAACGAGCAGATGTTGCACCGCTCGGTGCTCATGAACAACAAAGCGCATATCCTCAGCGCGATGAAACGCTACGAAGAAGCGCTTTCCGAATTAAACGAAGTGATCGCGATCGACCCGAATTACCCGGAGTATCACTTTGACCGGGGCAACGTGTTCAGCAAAATGGATCGTCTCCCGGAAGCCATCAATGATTACACGCACGGCATCGAAATTTCGCCGCCGTTCCCGGAACTTTACTACAACCGCGCCGCTGCGTACAACCGCATGGGCGAAACTGAAAAAGCGCTCGCCGACTACTCCTATCTCTTGGAGATCGAGCCGACCAACCTCGACGGACGCTTGAACCGCGCCACGCTGTATCTGGAAGCGGGAGAGACAGGCGCTGCTCGTCTGGACGTGGAGGAAGGGCTCGCCCAAGACCCGCAACACGCGCAACTTCTCTGCACGCTGGGCTTGATCGAGATGGCGGAAGAGCACCCCGAAGCGGCGGAAAAAGCGCTCCGCGCCGCCCTCGCCATAGACGAAACTTTGCTGGAAGCCTACGCCAACCTCTCCGTCCTCCTGTTTGAAAAAGAGGATGCACAGGGAGCGGTTGAGGTTCTCACCGCATCTGTGCAGCACCACCCGCAAGCGGCCGTGCTGTACTTCAACCGCGCCTGGGCGTTGCAAGCGCTGGAACGTTATGAAGAGGCCGCCGAAGACTACACGCAAGCTCTGGAACTGGGCTCCGAAGAAGCGCAGGAGATCTATTTCCAACGCGGCGCTTGCTTGCTGGAACTGGGCCTTGAGGAGGAAGCGTTCGCCGATTGGAAGCGCCATCTCGCCAGCGGCGAGTCTCCGTACTTGGAAACGATCCAGAACACAGCGCCTGTACTTGTACAGTAA